From Plasmodium brasilianum strain Bolivian I chromosome 2, whole genome shotgun sequence, one genomic window encodes:
- a CDS encoding small ribosomal subunit assembling AARP2 protein, giving the protein MEEKRKHHKKKKVGKKAKKKKISKNVIHNKKYHKAYAFSGGINSAHRRKQHLFELEEKKLRVPKHFKEGSKNSPLIVAIQGAKGVGKSTLLKSLLKHYVGITVNEVNNGPISIFTKNGRRYTFIETKDDILAMIDVAKIADICLLVIDGNFGFELETLEFISILNTHGMPKVLGVVTNLDKFKDSKSIRKRKKKLTKRFAEELVEGSKIFFLSGIQNNRYNKTEIRNLCKFLSVVKKPLISWRDQHGYMLALRVDVEEAKEKEFSYSSDIVSNSSTSNAASTTNGRGKEDKNTDLTNFLANANKHMTVYIEGYVYGSKIYKNQTIHIPNMGDVKIENIQVLQDPFKYDEQKKKTNIYAPMSDIGNVVFDFDNMYIHIPKNKINFTRRELLMGGEEKEEEGEEEEEEGKEGDVGDYSDSGSDDGSDDGSDDGSDDGSYDGSDDGSEEGGVSSRVKVGSSEGKEPYAKVGKKNKAHTKGTNQKYMTESIKMIRDLQNSKYIFSKHSEEGDKLILFDDRNDEETRGVVDVRRKAPSNVFVSEKQKKKKLADDYVNEKAEEYNKLKHILFEKKNKDEDDYYYAEGVSISSDDEKKYGDGWKYEADKSYKDGGRNEEDKNYKDCGKYKDDKNYNDGKQDEKFSNFYRTYGLKCDIGEEESASAFPDQGTGEDTSTNNRSDANGVMEKERKVCTPIETTMDLRYYSEDYKIAEILAFDNKVNIDSFVYDYKYINRKNSYLYYKGDIINILKEEKRKVHDEILPGDQINRYMYKTLLSTDIVQDNNVNRKYSYMNEDNYYYNYQDTFKCTTDNIFIFNNLTVSLVDIADHALVENFFFIYGSVYSMYFGRGEHSDGDKGGELDGEFSGEVNGEVDGGVDGEIDGKLNEDEDDPIADRLSHLSPEKSWKRVKAERELQMEKYKETEEVGALSNAYGSAANIGEYGRIEIRIEKSKLGILKNGLIICGGLQSYEEKDSYVHCRIKKHRWFPKLLRSNDPLIFSVGWRKFQSIPTYSINERNNVRIRYLKYTTEHMHCNCTFYGPLAGVNSGILALYNYKKTPFYRICINGVIIETNNNINIMKKLKLIGEPYKIYKNTAFIKNMFNSDLEVCKFINCPVVTPSGIKGLIKNKLDDKGNFRCTFADKIRISDIVILKLYVNVKIKKYYNYDIENKLRSINELRYIYNIYVNHTSGNYRKTPFRHFYHSKIHINPKLLKELPYKTKPKLFKKVQHSNQINKKKEQQKDQINFHALENPKLAARWYQMLHTIKKNMIEKKKEKSKLAYHNKLKNKLKMEQEKQKVIKSRKKLSYKKSRKP; this is encoded by the coding sequence ATGGAGGAAAAGCGGAAGCACcacaagaaaaagaaagtagggaaaaaagcaaaaaaaaaaaaaattagcaaaaATGTAATACATAATAAGAAGTATCACAAAGCGTACGCATTCAGCGGAGGAATAAATAGCGCTCATAGGAGGAAACAGCATTTGTTTGAGTTAGAAGAAAAGAAACTAAGAGTTCCAAAGCATTTTAAGGAAGGAAGTAAAAATAGTCCACTGATTGTAGCAATACAAGGAGCAAAGGGGGTTGGGAAAAGTACACTGTTAAAGAGtttattaaaacattatGTTGGTATAACTGTGAATGAAGTGAATAATGGTCCTATAtccatttttacaaaaaatggtAGAAGATATACTTTTATAGAAACAAAAGATGATATACTAGCTATGATTGATGTAGCAAAAATTGCAGATATATGTTTACTAGTAATAGATGGAAATTTTGGTTTCGAGTTAGAAACCTTAGAATTTATAAGTATTCTAAATACACATGGTATGCCCAAAGTATTAGGTGTAGTAACTAATCTTGACAAATTTAAAGACAGTAAAAGTAttaggaaaagaaaaaaaaaattaactaaaaGATTTGCAGAAGAATTGGTTGAAGGATCgaaaattttctttcttagtggtatacaaaataatagatACAACAAAACGgaaataagaaatttatGCAAATTCTTGTCAGTTGTTAAGAAGCCCTTAATATCATGGCGTGATCAGCATGGCTACATGCTCGCCCTGCGTGTGGATGTTGAGGAAGCGAAAGAGAAAGAGTTTAGTTATTCAAGTGATATTGTCAGTAATTCAAGTACATCCAATGCTGCCAGTACGACCAATGGGCGTGGTAAGGAGGATAAAAACACAGATCTAACGAACTTTTTAGCAAACGCAAATAAGCATATGACGGTATACATAGAAGGGTACGTGTACGGCTcgaaaatttacaaaaatcaAACGATACATATACCTAACATGGGAGATGTTAAAATAGAAAACATTCAGGTTTTACAGGACCCTTTTAAGTATGATGAACAGAAgaagaaaacaaatatatacgcCCCTATGTCTGATATAGGCAATGTTGTCTTCGATTTTGacaatatgtatattcacataccaaaaaataaaataaattttaccaGAAGGGAGTTGCTGATGGGAggggaagaaaaagaagaggaaggagaggaagaggaagaggaagGAAAGGAAGGGGACGTAGGGGATTACAGTGATTCTGGAAGTGATGATGGAAGTGATGATGGGAGTGATGATGGGAGTGATGATGGGAGCTATGATGGGAGCGATGATGGGAGTGAGGAAGGTGGAGTGTCGAGCAGAGTGAAAGTGGGGTCAAGCGAAGGCAAAGAGCCATATGCAAAAGTGggtaaaaagaataaagcCCATACCAAAGGGACGAATCAAAAATACATGACTGAAagcataaaaatgataaggGATTTGCAGAACTcgaaatacattttttccaAGCACTCAGAAGAAGGAGATAAATTAATTCTATTTGATGATAGAAATGATGAAGAAACAAGAGGAGTAGTGGATGTAAGGAGAAAAGCGCCCTCAAATGTGTTCGTTagtgaaaaacaaaaaaaaaaaaagctagcTGACGATTATGTGAATGAGAAGGCAGAGGAGTATAACAAGTTGAAGCATATTCTGTTCGAGAAGAAGAACAAGGACGAGGATGATTATTACTATGCGGAGGGGGTTAGCATCTCTTCCGACGATGAGAAGAAGTACGGCGATGGTTGGAAATACGAAGCTGATAAGAGCTACAAGGATGGCGGGAGGAACGAGGAAGATAAAAACTACAAGGATTGTGGGAAGTACAAAGATGATAAGAACTACAATGATGGTAAGCAAGATGAAAAATTTAGTAATTTCTACCGAACCTATGGCTTGAAGTGCGATATCGGGGAGGAAGAAAGTGCGAGCGCTTTTCCTGATCAAGGTACAGGAGAAGATACTTCTACGAATAACAGATCTGATGCTAACGGTGTaatggaaaaagaaagaaaagtaTGTACCCCCATTGAAACAACTATGGACTTGAGATATTATAGTGAGGATTACAAAATTGCGGAAATACTAGCTTTCGATAACAAAGTAAATATTGATAGTTTTGTATATGATtataagtacataaataggaaaaatagCTACTTATATTACAAAGgtgatattattaacattttgaaagaggaaaaaagaaaagtgcATGATGAGATTTTACCGGGAGACCAAATAAACAGGTACATGTATAAAACTTTGCTAAGTACAGACATTGTTCAGGATAATAATGTAAACAGAAAATACAGTTACATGAACGaagataattattattataattaccaAGATACGTTCAAATGTACAAcggataatatttttatctttaacaACTTGACTGTATCCCTCGTAGATATAGCAGACCATGCGCTAgttgaaaattttttcttcatttacgGTAGCGTGTATAGCATGTACTTTGGAAGGGGTGAGCACTCGGATGGAGATAAAGGTGGAGAGTTGGATGGAGAGTTCAGTGGAGAAGTGAATGGAGAGGTAGACGGAGGAGTGGATGGAGAGATAGAtggaaaattaaatgaagatGAGGACGATCCCATAGCTGATCGCCTATCCCATCTCTCACCTGAGAAGAGTTGGAAGCGAGTGAAGGCAGAAAGGGAGCTGCAGATGGAGAAGTACAAAGAGACGGAGGAGGTGGGTGCGTTAAGTAATGCATATGGTTCCGCTGCGAATATTGGTGAGTATGGAAGAATAGAAATAAGAATTGAAAAAAGCAAATTaggaatattaaaaaatggattGATCATATGTGGTGGATTACAGAgttatgaagaaaaagattcatatgtacattgtagaattaaaaaacatagaTGGTTCCCAAAACTTTTGAGATCAAATGATCCACTCATTTTTTCAGTTGGATGGAGGAAATTTCAAAGTATTCCAACCTATTCaataaatgaaagaaataatGTAAGAATAAgatatttgaaatatacaACAGAACATATGCATTGTAACTGTACATTTTATGGACCTTTAGCTGGTGTTAATAGTGGTATATTGgctttatataattacaagAAAACTCCTTTTTAtcgtatatgtattaatggTGTAATAAttgaaacaaataataatataaatattatgaagaaattaaaaCTAATTGGAGAACCATATaagatttataaaaatacagcatttattaaaaatatgttcaaTTCAGATTTAGAGGTGTGCAAGTTTATTAACTGTCCAGTTGTTACTCCTAGTGGAATAAAAGGacttataaaaaacaaactAGATGACAAGGGGAATTTTAGATGTACTTTTGCTGATAAAATTCGCATAAGTgatattgttattttaaaactatatgttaatgtaaagataaagaaatattacaaCTAcgatattgaaaataaattaagatCTATAAATGAATTGaggtatatatacaatatatatgtaaatcaTACTAGTGGTAATTATAGAAAAACACCATTCAGACATTTCTATCATAGTAAAATACATATCAATCCTAAGCTGTTAAAGGAATTACCTTATAAAACGAAaccaaaattatttaaaaaagtacaaCATTCGAATCagataaacaaaaagaaagaacAACAAAAGGatcaaataaattttcatgcACTTGAAAATCCAAAATTAGCTGCACGATGGTATCAAATGTTACATACCATTAAAAAGAACATgattgaaaagaaaaaagaaaaatcaaaattagCTTACCATAACAagttaaaaaacaaattaaagaTGGAACAGGAAAAGCAGAAGGTTATAAAAAGcaggaaaaaattatcttaCAAGAAATCCAGGAAGCCCTAG
- a CDS encoding hypothetical protein (conserved Plasmodium protein), which produces MKYIAFFTVLLFYFYNEQGDPPETICPHSVLSKNEDIKNIMYNFSLSKKKQANSRILYDLLRKRRKGRRRRVQNRKGRRRQNNRRARKLKKKEQRRKRKEERKRKRERRRQERKRKRKERKRKKKEKRERKKERKREKKERKREEKERRREEKERQQQTSEHVDLQEHMNKNNDEIAQETGNEEQKYTTRKNNYEQDDDMAFPNRYITEKPDHDDTTNNDKSSLQSINRTANEPYYNNIENNAGKSISSSLSSSYNDTEDNEKVINIDKLKHEPKNVIVQKIKRALQMLQ; this is translated from the coding sequence ATGAAATACATAGCCTTTTTTACCGTCCtccttttttacttttacaaTGAACAAGGGGATCCCCCTGAAACGATATGCCCCCATTCTGTTCTctcaaaaaatgaagatataaaaaatattatgtacaacTTTTCATTAAGCAAGAAAAAACAAGCCAATTCAAGGATTTTGTATGACTTGTTAAGAAAACGTCGTAAGGGAAGGAGACGAAGAGTACAAAATcgaaaaggaagaagaagacAAAATAATAGGAGAGCcagaaaattgaaaaaaaaagaacaacgaagaaaaagaaaagaagaaaggaaACGAAAAAGGGAAAGAAGAAGGCAAGAACGGAagagaaaaaggaaagaacgaaaaaggaaaaaaaaagaaaaaagagagagaaaaaaagaaagaaaaagagaaaaaaaggaaagaaaaagggaagaaaaggaaagaagaagagaagaaaaagaacgACAGCAACAAACAAGTGAACATGTTGACTTACAAGAACacatgaataaaaataatgatgaaatTGCACAGGAAACTGGGAatgaagaacaaaaatataccacaagaaaaaacaattatgaACAGGATGATGATATGGCATTCCCTAATAGATACATAACTGAAAAACCTGATCATGATGATACAACAAATAACGATAAAAGCTCATTACAGAGTATTAACAGAACAGCAAATGAACCGTATTACAacaatattgaaaataatgcAGGGAAAAGCATAAGCTCTTCACTCAGCTCCTCCTATAATGACACAGAAGATAACGAGAAAGTTATTAATAtagataaattaaaacatgAACCCAAAAATGTAATAGTTCAAAAGATTAAGCGAGCGCTGCAAATGTTACAGTAG
- a CDS encoding hypothetical protein (conserved Plasmodium protein) — protein MGDHAVRPLSAKSQNESEYVFNESIYKKENDAMVGNGPIGKHQIQEQKGKAEIGKNLNEVKTSSMKLGTVVEEAAKEDAVGTNSEKPNAGGPNDGEMEQDQVSKILEDDKNTNSEGNKFQRKEKDVIAQGEEEWVENSQICKKTNYENDKYECMSTHNIYTKQNDECNGNKYLNNYTEKCTNQMTKGWENSPYDSQMVMNEKKKKDKIIKLCIVEEKENTNSEENKNYNSNNVRYNSLNENKDSVAMNKCHDKKNGNTFNNENSNTFNNENSNTFNSENSNTFNNENSNTFNNENSNTFNNENSNTFNSENSNTFNNENSNTFKNENSNTFNNENSNIFNNENSNIFNNENGNDNSNDNRNDSSNGNDNRNDSSNGNDNDDNRNDGHNDNRNDSHNDYRNDNYGSTRRRENAKIMELHKNDKATNINIYRRMYQSYILLKREYNELINENRKKLGINKKLKYELNNLKDNNYYSNLFFKSDSDNLFDELASGISSIFKWIDIENKIAPKSSVINRPNADNNVKSDKYGLQLLNKKELVHNHAYHQSDTVINLETIEKQCVDDIDNHVIVRNEASAKENDSKNDKTDKNLPSNNTNECIRNAEQNNKEMKHTFQTNGACKNEENELSSKNTLFNIDLFKNAIISNFIPNSTCTGEVNVDSIHSTSKKRTNEKSMNGSNGCNDLQMRYSNGNSSSSSSSSNSNSNNNSKNNGNNNGNNNGNNNGNNNGNNNGNNNGNNNGNNNGNNNGNNNGNNNGNNNISNSNNKNFMNEANIKAKVKDADYETIPVLNDEGFIKIDLNIMQSENTNVNDEAAKKEPLLKNDMLACKDKCLVGGTAIGENTSIFSTTQEKEVFPICQIYKQQNGLPYSQQYAQQMIQRNRSKYSYISKIAQKAPPNIAEKKYSPKLNLKNGGVYNTVLASSTYEQRIRKNSFLWEKENIGKKRDTKYVHCTNQFEERERSFLKKINDDTLLLSRDPIKENIIDYIKKKLHMRNKSMINTEQVMSCNESTNGAQKEQQNGKVASNKFVNTIHENTNDMTKIDDFNDDLNDDVNDDVNDDVNDDDNDDVNDDDNDDKKVKTIFHICNFKENKYIPINLINFFLINEKNTHSDIDISLNCLKKNMEFILKKNKKKIVYNMSNNFDKCAPRANNNLVERSAHTTISNLTNCQKKGNSGRDEAASLHKIDNSSCNSDKNFEMEDTHIINKSEIIKNKTNCNLKSIHGNSNYEYNEQNVNDGEIHTFIKILDQRKHFFKLNKLSKIIVKKTPKNCKINGKKSIKIIMNRSVIQNDTELGRIINSKTVIRNKNEMKRLKYRLITKVEENNIFLCVSKVDKKELSSTLLNTFSPNCDNFSCTYKKKKYCMFRKKKKKKFQIKSDKINNQNERNILKNIKKIEENGRPIFPFNINKNDNKYKGGKNDLTSLNESFSREKYMNETLHKEHDKEEVEKGREFYGDASNNCVKNNFNEETKSIDVDHGKYVAMSKLQLIEDVPYMISSSGNDDLLIQFKELLTKHILSLNILSKQIDEKEIVSEINDEVIIIGIKLFLNDKYILLFVDALNSIEHTVRKWVDHNEQALKCYIKHSWKFSNFFKYYPINVYTFFCHFLNILENLVEQYPFYFSISMEDILPLDSHTK, from the coding sequence ATGGGAGATCATGCAGTTAGACCTTTAAGTGCTAAAAGCCAGAATGAAAGTGAGTACGTATTTAATGAGAGCatctataaaaaagaaaatgatgcTATGGTTGGAAATGGACCAATAGGTAAGCATCAAATACAAGAACAGAAAGGAAAGGCAGAGATTGGGAAAAACTTGAATGAAGTTAAAACAAGCTCAATGAAATTAGGCACAGTCGTGGAAGAAGCAGCTAAAGAGGATGCGGTTGGAACAAATTCTGAAAAGCCAAACGCGGGTGGTCCTAATGATGGCGAAATGGAGCAAGACCAAGTGAGCAAAATACTCGAGGATGACAAAAATACCAACAGCGAAGGAAACAAATTTCAGCGCAAGGAAAAAGACGTAATTGCACAAGGGGAAGAAGAATGGGTAGAGAATAGTCAAATTTGCAAAAAGACGAATTATGAGAATGATAAATATGAGTGTATGAGTACACACAACATATATACTAAACAAAATGATGAATGTAatggaaataaatatttaaataattatacagAAAAGTGTACAAATCAAATGACCAAGGGTTGGGAAAATTCCCCATATGATAGTCAAATGGTCatgaacgaaaaaaaaaaaaaagataaaataataaaattatgtattgtTGAGGAAAAAGAGAATACTAACagtgaagaaaataaaaattataactcCAATAATGTAAGGTATAACTcattaaatgaaaacaaagaTAGTGTAGCAATGAATAAGTGCCATGATAAGAAAAATGGCAATACATTTAACAATGAAAATAGCAATACATTTAACAATGAAAATAGCAATACATTTAACAGTGAAAATAGCAATACATTTAACAATGAAAATAGCAATACATTTAACAATGAAAATAGCAATACATTTAACAATGAAAATAGCAATACATTTAACAGTGAAAATAGCAATACATTTAACAATGAAAATAgcaatacatttaaaaatgaaaatagcaatacatttaataatgaaaatagcaatatatttaataatgaaaatagcaatatatttaataatgaaaatggtaatgataatagtaatgataataGAAACGACAGTAGCAATGGTAATGATAATAGAAACGACAGTAGTAATGGTAATGATAACGATGATAACAGGAATGATGGCCACAATGATAACAGGAATGATAGCCACAATGATTACAGGAATGACAATTATGGCAGTACCAGGCGTAGGGAAAACGCAAAAATTATGGAACTACACAAAAATGACAAAGccacaaatataaatatctaTAGACGCATGTACCAgtcatacattttattaaaaagggAATACAAcgaattaataaatgaaaacagaaaaaaattaggaataaataaaaaattaaagtatgaattaaataatttaaaggataataattattattccaatcttttttttaaaagtgaTTCAGATAATCTTTTTGACGAATTAGCATCAGGAATAAGTAGCATTTTTAAATGGATTGACATcgaaaataaaattgctCCCAAAAGTTCAGTCATTAATAGGCCAAATGCTGATAATAACGTGAAGAGCGATAAGTATGGTTTGCAACTTCTTAACAAAAAAGAGCTTGTACATAATCATGCATATCATCAAAGTGATACAGTAATTAATTTGGAAACGATAGAGAAGCAATGTGTGGACGATATTGACAATCATGTAATAGTTAGGAACGAAGCAAGTGCTAAAGAAAACGATTCGAAAAATGACAAAACAGACAAAAATTTACCAAGTAACAATACAAATGAATGTATAAGGAATGCTGAGCAAAATAACAAAGAGATGAAACATACCTTCCAAACAAATGGAGCatgtaaaaatgaagaaaatgaattatCAAGTAAGAACACACTATTCAATATAGATTTGTTCAAAAATGCTATTATTAGTAACTTCATTCCGAATAGCACTTGCACCGGTGAAGTTAATGTAGACTCAATTCACTCCACtagtaaaaaaagaacaaatgaaaaaagtatGAACGGTTCCAATGGCTGTAACGACCTCCAGATGAGGTACAGTAATGgtaatagtagtagcagtagcagtagtagtaatagtaatagtaataataacagtaaaaataatggtaataataatggtaataataatggtaataataatggtaataataatggtaataataatggtaataataatggtaataataatggtaataataatggtaataataatggtaataataatggtaataataatggtaataataatattagtaacagtaataataagaatttcATGAATGAGGCAAATATTAAGGCCAAGGTGAAAGACGCTGACTATGAAACGATACCCGTTCTCAATGATGAGGGGTTTATTAAAATcgatttaaatattatgcaAAGTGAAAACACAAATGTAAATGATGAAGCTGCTAAGAAGGAGccacttttaaaaaatgatatgttAGCATGTAAGGACAAATGTCTAGTAGGTGGTACTGCTATAGGGGAAAACACCTCAATATTTAGTACTACACAAGAGAAAGAAGTGTTTCCGATCTGTCAAATATATAAGCAGCAAAATGGTCTTCCATACTCCCAGCAATACGCACAGCAAATGATACAACGTAACAGAAGCAAATATTCGTACATTAGTAAAATTGCACAAAAAGCTCCACCTAATATAgcagagaaaaaatatagtcCAAAATTGAACTTAAAAAATGGAGGAGTATATAACACCGTTTTGGCTAGCAGTACTTATGAGCaaagaataagaaaaaactCCTTTTTAtgggaaaaggaaaatataggaaaaaaaagagacaCAAAATATGTCCACTGTACTAACCAATTTGAAGAAAGAGAAAGGagctttttaaaaaagataaatgaCGATACCTTATTACTTAGTAGAGATCCAATAAAGGAAAACATTATCGACTATATAAAGAAGAAACTACATATGAGGAACAAAAGTATGATTAACACAGAGCAGGTTATGAGCTGTAACGAAAGTACAAATGGAGCACAAAAAGAACAGCAAAATGGTAAAGTGGCAAGCAACAAATTTGTAAACACCATACATGAAAACACAAATGATATGACAAAGATTGATGACTTTAATGATGACCTTAATGATGATGTTAATGATGATGTTAATGATGATGttaatgatgatgataatgatgatgttaatgatgatgataatgatGACAAAAAGGTGAAAACgatttttcatatatgtaattttaaggaaaataaatacattccCATAAATttaatcaatttttttttaattaatgaaaagaataCACATTCGGATATCGATATCAGTTTAAactgtttaaaaaaaaatatggaatttattttaaaaaaaaataagaaaaaaattgtatataatatgagcaataattttgataaatGCGCTCCTCGCGCAAACAACAATTTAGTAGAGAGAAGTGCCCATACTACTATTTCAAATTTGACCAATTGTCAAAAAAAGGGTAATTCAGGGCGAGACGAAGCTGCATCATTACATAAAATTGATAACAGTTCGTGTAACAGCGATAAAAATTTCGAAATGGAAGATACTCATATTATTAACAAGtcagaaataataaaaaataaaacaaattgcAATTTAAAATCTATTCATGGTAACTCCAATTATGAGTACAATGAACAAAATGTGAATGATGGCGAAATACacacttttataaaaatactagACCAAAGaaagcatttttttaaactgaATAAATTGAGTAAAATTATCGTAAAAAAGACCCccaaaaattgtaaaataaatggaaagaaaagtataaaaattattatgaacagGTCAGTTATTCAGAACGACACCGAACTGGGTCGTATAATTAATAGCAAAACTGTGATAAGAAACAAAAACGAAATGAAAAGACTTAAATATCGATTAATTACGAAAGtggaagaaaataatatttttttatgtgtatcGAAAGTAGATAAAAAAGAACTTTCATCTACCTTGTTGAACACTTTTTCACCAAATTGTGATAATTTCTCCtgcacatataaaaaaaaaaaatattgcatgttcaggaaaaaaaaaaaaaaaaaatttcaaataaagagtgataaaataaacaatcaAAATGAGAGAAATATAttgaagaatataaaaaagatagaGGAAAATGGCAGAcctatttttccatttaatataaacaaaaatgataataaatacaaaggGGGAAAAAACGACCTTACAAGTCTAAATGAAAGCTTCAGTAGAGAGAAATACATGAATGAAACTCTTCATAAGGAGCATGATAAGGAAGAAGTTGAAAAGGGGAGAGAATTCTATGGAGATGCTTCTAACAATTGCgttaaaaacaattttaatgaaGAAACTAAGAGCATAGATGTGGATCATGGAAAATATGTAGCTATGTCGAAGCTCCAACTGATTGAGGATGTCCCATATATGATTAGTAGTTCAGGAAATGATGACTTGTTAATACAGTTTAAAGAGTTACTgacaaaacatatattatctCTTAACATTTTAAGTAAACAAATAGATGAAAAGGAAATAGTTAGCGAAATTAATGATGAAGTGATAATAATaggaataaaattatttttaaatgataagtACATATTACTCTTTGTTGATGCATTAAATAGTATTGAACACACAGTGAGAAAATGGGTTGATCATAATGAACAAGcattaaaatgttatattaaaCATAGTTGGaaattttccaatttttttaagtattaccccataaatgtatatacttttttttgtcattttttaaacattctTGAAAATCTAGTTGAGCaatatcctttttatttttccatttcgaTGGAGGACATACTCCCCCTAGATTCTCACACAAAGTGA
- a CDS encoding pre-rRNA-processing protein TSR2: protein MNEDISVLLHEGINLIFEKWTVLRLAVTNNWGGANSEEKKIKLIEYVYNYIISKNTPKNKLGDYLRDEMGSLFNVDIEDDSDIEVSELILDLYNNLKKNNLGIIDKIREIEVSDLIESKGNNLVQEEQTDNEELSNNEYSSTDQSNSE from the exons ATGAATGAAGATATATCTGTTTTATTACATGAAGGAATTAActtaatatttgaaaaatg GACAGTTCTTCGACTTGCTGTGACAAATAATTGGGGTGGGGCAAACtcggaagaaaaaaaaataaaattaattgaatatgtatataattacattatatCAA AGAATACtccaaaaaataaactagGCGACTATCTGAGAGATGAAATGGGCTCCCTGTTTAATGTAGACATTGAAGATGATAGTgat ATAGAAGTTTCCGAATTGATACTAGacctatataataatttaaaaaagaataatttagGAATAATTGACAAAATTAGAGAAATTGAAGTATCTGATTTGATAGAGTCTAAGGGAAATAACTTAGTGCAAGAAGAACAAACTGACAACGAAGAACTTtcaaataatgaatattcgAGCACAGATCAATCAAATAGTGAATAA